GGTGCGCGCCGCCTTCGAGCTGGACGACGAGCAGCGCGGGCGCATCGCCCAGGCCTTGGCCGGGCTCATGGGTCGCGAGCCGGAGCTGGAGTTCAGCCAAGACCCGGAGCTGATCCTGGGCCTGGAGATACGCCTGCCCGGCCGCAAGCTGGCCTGGAGCCTGGACGAGTATCTGAGCGAAATGGAACAGAGCCTGGTGGAGCGCCTGGCCCAGGCCCTCAACAGCGGGGCCCAGCGCGAGGCTGAAGCAGCTCCGGCTCAGGAGGAAGCCTCCGATGCCTGAGCGGCCCGAGGAGCTTAGCCGCGCGCTGGAGGCCCTGGAAGGGGCCTTGAGCCAGGCGGCCGACGCACCGGAGCCCCGCCCCCGTTTGCAGGAAGTGGGCGAAGTGCTTAGCGTGGGGCCCGGCGTAGTGCGGGTGGGCGGCCTGCGCGGAGTGAAGAGCGAGGAGATTCTCCTGCTCGAGGGCGGGGTGGAGGGCATGGCCTTCAACCTGGACCGCCGCGAGGTGGGGGTGATTCTCCTGGACCACGGCGAAGGCCTCAGCGCGGGCGGCGAGGTGCGCCGCAGCGGCCGGGTGCTGGACACCCCGGTGGGCGAGGGCCTGCTGGGCCGGGTGGTGGACACCCGGGCCCGTCCCCTGGACAACCTGGGCCCTGTGGACTCCTCGGACACCCTGCCCGTGGAGCGCCCCGCCCCGGAGATCATGCAGCGGGCCCCGGTAACGGTGCCCCTGCAAACCGGGCTCAAGGTGGTGGACGCTATGATCCCCATCGGCCGGGGCCAGCGTGAGCTGATCCTGGGCGACCGCCAGACCGGCAAGACCGCTCTGGCCCTGGACACCATCCTCAACCAGCGCGGCAAGGGGGTGGTGTGCATCTACTGCGCGGTGGGTAAGCGCTCCTCGGCGGTGGCCCATGTGGTTCAGAGCCTGCGCGAGGCCGGGGCCCTTGAGTACTCCCTGGTCATGGTGGCCACCGAGGAGGACCCGCCGGGCCTGCAGTTCTTCGCGCCCTACGCCGCCACCACCATCGGCGAGTGGTTCATGGCCCAGGGCCGCGACGTGCTGGTGGTCTACGACG
This region of Desulfarculaceae bacterium genomic DNA includes:
- a CDS encoding alternate F1F0 ATPase, F1 subunit alpha — protein: MPERPEELSRALEALEGALSQAADAPEPRPRLQEVGEVLSVGPGVVRVGGLRGVKSEEILLLEGGVEGMAFNLDRREVGVILLDHGEGLSAGGEVRRSGRVLDTPVGEGLLGRVVDTRARPLDNLGPVDSSDTLPVERPAPEIMQRAPVTVPLQTGLKVVDAMIPIGRGQRELILGDRQTGKTALALDTILNQRGKGVVCIYCAVGKRSSAVAHVVQSLREAGALEYSLVMVATEEDPPGLQFFAPYAATTIGEWFMAQGRDVLVVYDDLTRHARAYRELSLLLRRPPGREAFPGDIFYVHSRLLERSTHLREEHGGGSLTALPIIETEAQNLSAYIPTNLISITDGQVYLNPELFRKGILPAVDVGKSVSRVGGKTQLPAYHRVAGDLRLSYTQFEELESFARFGSRLDEDTRKNLERGRRVREVLKQPQYQPMPVAEQIAVLVAVNQGLFDGLELDRVAEAEEEVRRVMRGPLAELAEAVAQGNQLSDEDLELIAQAARQALDMKPGEAPPEAADEPQAGDEA